Proteins from a single region of Runella sp. SP2:
- a CDS encoding DUF58 domain-containing protein: MSARKFDIATVRQYGNLEFLARQLVEGFITGLHKSPFHGFSVEFAEHRLYNTGESTRHIDWKVFAKSDRLFVKRYEEETNLRCHLLVDTSSSMYYPEPNHDKITFSVLAAASIANLLQRQKDAVSLCTFSDKIEVQTPIKSTPSHVHKVFLDLENVLKKPKELRKTAVADVLHEIAEKIHKRSLVVIFSDMFEDINQAERIFSAMQHLRHNMHEVLLFHVTDRRTEEEFAFDDRPYEFIDLESGERVKIQPGQVKKQYQEAAKKYYHELRLKCGQYKIDFIEADVAKGLDQILTAYLAKRAKMR, encoded by the coding sequence ATGAGCGCTCGCAAATTTGATATTGCAACGGTAAGACAGTACGGAAATTTGGAATTTTTGGCGAGACAGCTCGTCGAAGGGTTTATAACTGGATTGCACAAATCGCCCTTTCATGGTTTTTCGGTCGAATTTGCCGAACACCGCTTGTATAATACAGGCGAAAGCACACGCCACATCGATTGGAAAGTATTTGCCAAAAGCGACCGCTTGTTTGTAAAACGCTACGAAGAAGAAACGAACTTGCGTTGCCATTTACTGGTCGATACGTCGTCGTCGATGTATTATCCTGAGCCTAATCACGATAAAATTACGTTCAGCGTGTTGGCAGCAGCAAGTATCGCCAATTTGCTCCAGCGTCAAAAAGATGCGGTAAGTTTGTGTACATTTTCGGATAAAATAGAAGTTCAAACCCCGATAAAGTCCACCCCATCACACGTTCATAAGGTGTTTTTGGATCTGGAAAACGTTCTTAAAAAGCCCAAAGAACTCCGTAAAACGGCCGTGGCAGATGTATTGCACGAAATCGCCGAGAAAATTCACAAACGCTCGTTGGTGGTGATTTTTAGCGATATGTTTGAAGACATAAATCAAGCCGAAAGAATTTTTTCGGCCATGCAGCACTTGCGTCACAACATGCACGAGGTGTTGTTGTTTCACGTCACCGACCGCCGTACCGAAGAGGAGTTTGCTTTTGATGACCGCCCGTACGAGTTTATTGATTTAGAATCGGGTGAGCGGGTGAAAATTCAGCCAGGACAAGTGAAAAAGCAATACCAAGAAGCCGCCAAAAAATATTACCACGAACTTCGACTCAAGTGCGGACAATATAAAATTGATTTCATCGAAGCCGATGTTGCCAAAGGCTTAGACCAAATTCTGACGGCTTACTTGGCCAAAAGAGCAAAAATGCGGTAG
- the greA gene encoding transcription elongation factor GreA, with product MAKLQYYTEEGLNKLKAELQDLKTRGRQEIARAIAEARDKGDLSENAEYDAAKDAQGLHEAKIAKLEEIVGNARVLDESSIDTSQVSILSKVKIKNCRNNAVVTYTLVAEEEADLKQGKISAGSPIGKGLMGKKVGEKAQIQVPAGAMEFEVLDISR from the coding sequence ATGGCTAAGTTACAATATTACACCGAAGAAGGTCTCAATAAGCTCAAGGCTGAATTGCAGGACTTAAAAACACGCGGCCGTCAGGAAATAGCTCGTGCAATAGCCGAGGCCCGTGATAAAGGTGATTTGAGCGAAAATGCCGAGTACGATGCAGCCAAAGATGCACAAGGCTTACACGAAGCAAAAATCGCTAAATTAGAAGAAATAGTAGGCAACGCGCGGGTCTTGGATGAATCGTCGATTGATACATCGCAGGTGAGCATACTATCGAAAGTTAAAATCAAAAACTGCCGTAACAATGCAGTTGTAACCTATACATTGGTGGCAGAAGAAGAGGCCGATCTTAAACAAGGAAAAATCTCGGCAGGCTCACCCATTGGAAAGGGATTGATGGGGAAAAAAGTAGGAGAAAAAGCCCAAATCCAAGTACCAGCTGGAGCAATGGAATTTGAAGTACTCGATATTTCTCGGTAA
- a CDS encoding CCA tRNA nucleotidyltransferase, which yields MNFSEVLASNPLFQVIADSARELGVEAYVIGGYVRDLILNRPSKDIDIVSVGSGVELAEKVAERLGVQVIVFRNFGTAQLKTDDLEVEFVGARRESYRSESRKPIVEDGTLQDDQNRRDFTINAMGISLNATNYGELIDPFNGMSDLRKKLIRTPLEPGITFSDDPLRMMRAARFATQLNFDIEPDTFDGLVQMAERISIISKERINDELNKIILAKTPSYGFKLLHQAGILKLIFPEFVELQGAEYQDGKGHKDNFYHTLQVLDNISKHTNDLWLRWAAIMHDIAKPATKRFDKKVGWTFHGHEELGARMTPRIFRQMKLPMNESMRFVQKLVRLHLRPIALSKEEITDSALRRLLFDAGDDLEALMTLCRADITSKNPDKVRKHLANFDKVEQKLYDLEERDKIRNFQPVITGEVIMQAFALKPSAEVGIIKTAVREAILDGIIPNQYEQAFGLMVEEGKKLGLELKVVAE from the coding sequence ATGAATTTTAGTGAAGTTTTAGCCTCCAATCCCCTTTTTCAAGTCATTGCCGATAGCGCCCGTGAACTGGGCGTTGAAGCCTATGTTATTGGGGGATACGTGCGTGATTTAATCCTGAATCGTCCTTCTAAGGACATTGATATAGTAAGCGTTGGAAGTGGTGTTGAGTTGGCCGAAAAAGTGGCCGAAAGGCTTGGTGTACAGGTAATTGTATTTAGAAATTTTGGCACAGCCCAACTCAAAACTGACGATCTTGAAGTGGAGTTTGTGGGTGCGCGTCGCGAATCTTATCGCAGTGAATCTCGGAAGCCGATTGTGGAAGATGGTACCTTGCAAGACGACCAAAATCGCCGTGACTTTACCATCAATGCCATGGGAATCAGCTTAAATGCAACGAACTATGGCGAGCTTATTGATCCTTTCAACGGGATGAGTGATTTGCGGAAAAAACTCATTCGTACCCCCCTCGAACCTGGCATTACTTTTTCTGACGACCCGCTCCGAATGATGCGGGCAGCGCGTTTTGCAACCCAACTTAATTTTGATATTGAGCCAGATACGTTTGACGGTCTTGTGCAAATGGCTGAGCGTATTTCCATCATTTCAAAGGAGCGTATCAATGACGAACTCAACAAAATTATTTTAGCCAAAACCCCTTCTTACGGCTTTAAATTGCTGCATCAAGCGGGGATTTTAAAATTGATTTTTCCTGAGTTTGTAGAGTTGCAAGGGGCTGAATACCAAGATGGAAAAGGGCATAAAGATAATTTCTATCATACGCTTCAGGTACTTGATAATATTTCAAAACATACCAATGACTTGTGGCTACGTTGGGCGGCAATCATGCACGATATTGCCAAACCTGCTACCAAGCGTTTTGACAAAAAAGTGGGTTGGACGTTTCACGGTCATGAAGAGTTGGGTGCAAGAATGACGCCGCGCATTTTTCGCCAGATGAAATTGCCGATGAACGAAAGTATGCGATTTGTACAAAAACTCGTTCGTCTTCACCTTCGTCCTATTGCACTGTCCAAAGAAGAAATTACCGATTCGGCTTTGCGTCGATTGTTGTTTGACGCGGGCGATGATTTGGAGGCATTAATGACGCTTTGCCGTGCCGATATTACGTCTAAGAACCCTGATAAAGTTCGCAAACATTTGGCGAATTTTGACAAGGTTGAACAAAAACTTTACGACCTCGAAGAACGAGATAAGATTCGAAACTTCCAGCCCGTCATTACGGGAGAGGTTATCATGCAAGCCTTTGCCCTCAAACCTTCGGCAGAAGTGGGGATTATCAAAACGGCAGTTCGGGAAGCGATTCTTGATGGGATCATTCCCAATCAGTACGAACAGGCGTTTGGTTTGATGGTAGAAGAGGGGAAAAAACTCGGCCTAGAACTCAAAGTCGTTGCGGAATAA
- a CDS encoding DUF2480 family protein, protein MEEIINKVANSGLVTLDLEDYYHQGERVVYDLKDNLFMGMILKEKDFREFLKSHDWTQYAGKNVAITCTEDAIIPTWAYMLLTLQLGPHAHSVVFGTLNDLEEKLFFDAINRIDVETFRDVRVVVKGCSKHPVPTAAYVELTRKLQPVVQSLMFGEPCSTVPLFKKPKNKLPQT, encoded by the coding sequence ATGGAAGAAATAATTAATAAAGTAGCTAATAGTGGGCTTGTTACTTTGGATTTGGAAGATTATTACCACCAAGGTGAGCGCGTGGTGTATGACCTTAAAGACAATCTTTTTATGGGAATGATTCTCAAGGAAAAAGACTTCCGTGAGTTTCTTAAAAGTCACGATTGGACACAGTACGCAGGCAAAAATGTGGCCATCACTTGCACCGAAGACGCCATCATCCCAACTTGGGCATACATGTTATTAACACTTCAACTTGGGCCTCACGCCCACTCAGTGGTGTTTGGAACCCTCAACGACCTTGAAGAAAAGTTGTTTTTTGATGCCATCAACCGAATTGATGTAGAGACTTTCCGCGATGTTCGCGTGGTGGTAAAAGGGTGCAGCAAACACCCCGTTCCGACGGCGGCTTACGTAGAACTGACGCGCAAACTTCAACCCGTTGTGCAATCGCTGATGTTTGGTGAACCTTGTAGTACGGTTCCGCTGTTCAAAAAACCCAAAAATAAACTTCCACAAACGTAA
- a CDS encoding septal ring lytic transglycosylase RlpA family protein, with amino-acid sequence MYSTTFYVLVLLSLIKVNPASAQLLGKEEQGRASFYAQMFNGRKTSLGEPFNQKEYTAAHRTLPFNTMVEVTNLSNKRTVIVRINDRGPYHRTRLIDLSRSAAQYLGILGSGVANVTLRVVGMEGMVLLGQNEMITETGDIIERALSN; translated from the coding sequence ATGTATTCTACCACTTTTTATGTACTTGTATTGTTGTCGCTGATCAAAGTAAATCCAGCATCAGCCCAATTGTTGGGGAAGGAAGAGCAAGGAAGAGCATCATTTTATGCACAAATGTTTAACGGGCGCAAAACGTCATTAGGTGAGCCATTCAATCAGAAAGAATATACTGCCGCGCATCGTACGTTGCCTTTCAACACCATGGTGGAGGTCACAAACCTTTCCAATAAGCGCACGGTGATTGTGCGTATCAACGACCGCGGACCGTACCACCGCACCCGCCTGATTGATTTGAGTCGTTCGGCGGCACAATATTTGGGGATTTTGGGCTCTGGCGTTGCCAATGTCACCCTCAGGGTGGTTGGAATGGAAGGAATGGTGCTGCTGGGCCAAAATGAAATGATAACCGAAACAGGTGACATCATTGAGCGGGCTTTGTCCAATTAA
- the ychF gene encoding redox-regulated ATPase YchF yields the protein MSLQCGIVGLPNVGKSTLFSALSSAKAEAANYPFCTIEPNVGVVEVPDERITVLERLINPQRTVPTIVEIVDIAGLVRGASKGQGLGNQFLANIREVDAIIHVVRCFSDDNIVHVEGRVNPVSDKEIIDLELQLKDLDSIEKKFARVEKAARVGDAKAKVELEILTRVKNALFQGKSVRAVGLTDDEKAAIADLQLLTIKPVIYVANVDETSIQTGNEYVEQLKAAVAEENAEVIVLCAAIESQIAEMEDAEEREMFLGEYGLSESGLYKLIRASYAILNLITYFTAGVKEVRAWTIQRGWKAPQAAGVIHTDFERGFIRAEVIKLPDYEKYKTEAGCRDAGKISVEGKEYVVQDGDIMHFRFNV from the coding sequence ATGTCTCTCCAATGTGGTATTGTCGGATTGCCCAACGTAGGCAAATCCACTCTTTTTAGCGCATTATCAAGTGCCAAAGCCGAAGCTGCCAACTATCCTTTTTGTACCATTGAGCCCAACGTCGGAGTGGTTGAAGTACCCGACGAGCGTATCACTGTCCTCGAACGCCTCATTAATCCACAACGTACCGTTCCGACCATCGTTGAGATTGTTGACATCGCAGGTTTGGTTCGCGGGGCTAGTAAAGGCCAGGGTCTTGGCAACCAGTTTTTGGCCAATATTCGTGAGGTGGACGCGATCATTCACGTAGTTCGTTGTTTTTCGGACGACAACATTGTTCACGTAGAAGGCCGCGTCAACCCCGTTAGTGACAAAGAAATTATTGACCTTGAGCTTCAACTCAAAGACCTTGATTCTATTGAGAAAAAATTTGCTCGGGTAGAAAAAGCAGCCCGCGTGGGTGACGCCAAAGCCAAAGTAGAACTCGAAATTCTGACCCGCGTAAAAAATGCCCTATTTCAAGGAAAAAGCGTGCGTGCTGTCGGTTTGACGGACGATGAAAAGGCAGCCATCGCTGATCTTCAACTTCTGACCATCAAGCCCGTTATTTATGTCGCCAACGTGGATGAAACATCCATTCAGACGGGCAACGAGTACGTAGAGCAACTCAAAGCTGCCGTGGCCGAAGAAAATGCCGAAGTAATTGTACTTTGCGCCGCCATCGAATCGCAAATCGCTGAAATGGAAGATGCCGAAGAGCGTGAAATGTTTTTAGGCGAATATGGCCTTAGCGAGTCTGGCCTTTACAAACTCATCCGTGCTTCGTACGCCATCTTGAACTTGATTACTTATTTTACCGCTGGGGTCAAAGAAGTAAGGGCTTGGACGATTCAGCGCGGCTGGAAAGCCCCGCAAGCAGCAGGAGTGATTCACACTGACTTTGAGCGTGGTTTTATCCGTGCGGAGGTTATCAAACTTCCCGATTACGAAAAATACAAAACTGAAGCAGGCTGCCGTGATGCGGGCAAAATCTCCGTTGAAGGCAAAGAATACGTTGTACAAGACGGCGACATCATGCACTTCCGCTTCAATGTGTAG
- a CDS encoding hydroxymethylglutaryl-CoA lyase encodes MKIIECPRDAMQGLENFVPTDAKINYLNKLLQVGFDTLDFGSFVSPKAIPQMRDTAEVVDKLDLSTTSTKLLSIVANVRGAEDAAQFGQIQYLGFPLSVSETFQQKNTNKTIAEAFGEVVEIQNICQKTNKKLVVYLSMGFGNPYGDAYSPEIVEEFTEKLVQQGINIIAPSDTIGSSTTDEIKTLFGHLVKKFPNVEFGAHLHAKSSQTPKKVKAAYKAGVRRIDCAVRGFGGCPLAEDKLVGNLATELVVSELTQLGVNLPIDDLKLAQAMLASQYIFG; translated from the coding sequence ATGAAAATCATTGAATGTCCGCGTGACGCGATGCAAGGTTTAGAAAACTTTGTGCCGACCGACGCTAAAATAAATTACTTAAATAAGCTCCTTCAGGTAGGTTTTGATACGCTTGATTTTGGGAGTTTTGTTTCTCCCAAAGCCATTCCTCAGATGCGGGACACGGCCGAGGTAGTAGATAAATTAGACTTATCGACCACTTCCACCAAATTGCTGTCCATTGTCGCTAATGTTCGTGGGGCAGAAGATGCGGCACAATTTGGGCAAATTCAGTATTTGGGATTTCCTTTGTCGGTTTCGGAAACGTTCCAACAAAAAAATACGAACAAAACCATTGCAGAGGCATTTGGTGAAGTGGTAGAAATTCAGAATATCTGCCAAAAAACCAATAAAAAGTTGGTGGTTTATCTTTCGATGGGTTTTGGGAATCCGTATGGAGATGCTTACAGTCCTGAAATCGTGGAGGAATTTACCGAAAAATTGGTTCAACAAGGGATTAACATCATTGCCCCTTCTGACACAATCGGTTCGAGTACTACCGACGAAATTAAGACCTTGTTTGGGCATTTGGTGAAAAAATTCCCAAATGTGGAATTTGGGGCGCATTTGCACGCAAAATCGTCGCAAACGCCCAAAAAAGTAAAAGCAGCTTATAAAGCAGGAGTTCGCCGAATTGACTGTGCCGTGCGTGGTTTTGGAGGATGTCCGCTGGCGGAAGATAAATTGGTTGGTAATTTAGCAACGGAGTTGGTAGTGAGTGAATTAACACAGCTTGGCGTCAATTTGCCCATCGACGACCTCAAGCTCGCGCAAGCCATGTTGGCTTCACAATATATTTTTGGATAA
- a CDS encoding peptidylprolyl isomerase, whose protein sequence is MYKSLLAALLSAVLLGFTFKEKKYDVGHIKTNMGDIYFWLYNETPNHKASFTKLAGEHYWDSLTFNRVINNFVAQGGCPDTPEGFANSPYLLKPEFDKKIRHVYGAVGAGRDNNPDMLSAGCQFYIVQNKNGLARLDDKFTVFGQVFKGMDIVDAIVAVKTDSTDTPLKPITLKVRVVKMNAKELQKLGWTGSLN, encoded by the coding sequence ATGTACAAAAGTTTACTGGCAGCCCTGCTTTCGGCCGTTTTACTTGGTTTTACATTCAAAGAGAAAAAATACGATGTTGGTCACATCAAAACCAACATGGGAGATATTTACTTTTGGTTGTACAACGAAACGCCCAACCACAAAGCAAGTTTTACCAAATTGGCGGGAGAACATTACTGGGATTCACTGACCTTCAACCGTGTTATCAATAATTTTGTAGCCCAAGGTGGTTGCCCCGATACGCCCGAAGGTTTTGCCAATTCTCCCTATTTACTCAAGCCAGAGTTCGATAAAAAGATTCGGCACGTGTATGGTGCCGTGGGGGCAGGCCGCGACAATAATCCTGACATGCTTTCGGCGGGTTGTCAGTTTTACATTGTTCAAAACAAAAATGGGCTTGCTCGCCTTGACGATAAATTTACGGTATTTGGGCAAGTTTTTAAGGGGATGGACATTGTGGACGCCATCGTTGCCGTCAAAACCGATTCAACAGACACGCCTCTCAAGCCAATTACGCTTAAAGTACGGGTCGTAAAGATGAACGCGAAAGAGTTACAAAAACTGGGCTGGACGGGTAGTCTTAATTAA
- the fmt gene encoding methionyl-tRNA formyltransferase produces MGTPEFAVSSLQKLVESGCNVVAVVTAHDKPAGRGLQLTPSPVKHYAVSQGIPVLQPEKLKNPAFLEELRSYQADLQVVVAFRMLPEVVWNMPPKGTFNLHASLLPQFRGAAPINWAIINGETETGVTTFFLEHEIDTGNIIFQETEPIHYEDNVGTLYERLMHKGAELVVRTVNAVEAGNYPQLPQSQSEVLKAAPKIFKETCEINWNQSTEAVRNFIRGLSPYPAAWTTLNGKLCKIYKSSVATQAPTDNGSHLFTDNKHVLLFKTTDGWLSIDELQLEGKKRMGIEEFLRGTKVTIA; encoded by the coding sequence ATGGGGACTCCTGAGTTTGCAGTGAGTAGCCTTCAAAAGCTTGTAGAAAGCGGTTGCAACGTGGTAGCCGTTGTGACCGCTCATGATAAGCCTGCAGGGCGTGGGCTGCAACTTACTCCTTCCCCCGTAAAACACTATGCTGTATCTCAAGGTATTCCTGTTTTACAACCTGAAAAGCTAAAAAATCCTGCTTTTTTAGAAGAATTACGCAGCTACCAAGCCGATTTGCAGGTTGTTGTGGCGTTTCGGATGCTGCCAGAAGTTGTCTGGAACATGCCCCCCAAAGGGACATTCAACCTACACGCCTCTCTCCTACCACAGTTTCGCGGTGCAGCACCTATCAACTGGGCGATTATCAACGGAGAAACCGAAACGGGCGTTACTACCTTTTTTCTTGAGCACGAAATTGATACAGGAAACATCATTTTTCAAGAAACTGAACCTATCCATTACGAAGATAACGTTGGAACTTTGTACGAACGACTGATGCACAAAGGAGCGGAATTAGTCGTTCGGACTGTCAATGCCGTAGAGGCAGGGAATTATCCGCAGTTGCCCCAATCACAAAGTGAAGTCCTCAAGGCTGCCCCTAAGATTTTTAAAGAAACTTGCGAAATCAATTGGAATCAGTCCACTGAAGCGGTTCGGAATTTTATCAGGGGGTTATCGCCTTATCCTGCCGCTTGGACCACCTTGAATGGCAAATTGTGTAAAATTTATAAAAGCTCAGTGGCAACACAGGCGCCTACCGACAACGGTAGCCACTTATTTACGGACAATAAACACGTGCTACTTTTTAAAACTACCGATGGTTGGTTGTCCATTGACGAACTACAATTGGAAGGCAAGAAAAGAATGGGAATTGAAGAGTTTTTGAGGGGCACCAAAGTTACGATTGCCTGA
- a CDS encoding VWA domain-containing protein → MKDNLIQRQVELSAHVVAFSRFLRGKGLPVGPDREADALKALAEIQLGEEEQFYLAMRSVFPQNRKQLREFDELYTKYWKELAKAVDSKIKDEAKESEQKKKKPKQNGEAAFEALKNWLNGNKQSQTEELASYSLGEPLTLKDFGSYTDEDLHEARRLVRQMVQRMAKTMSRRYEITKNGGQLDLRRVLRNNFRKGEEIIDLFYRKPARNKIRLVLLCDVSKSMDLYSRFWVQFMYAFQTLYQSIETFVFSTKLVRITEDLKEMDYTQALENLSERVPNWSGGTDIGTMLRQFVDEYAMKRLNSRTIVLIVSDGMDTGDGDDLAKNMERIRRKARRVIWLNPLASSPDFRPEVKALKAVLPYLDLHAPAHNLESLKRVIEQLR, encoded by the coding sequence ATGAAAGATAACCTTATTCAGCGCCAAGTTGAGTTGTCGGCCCACGTGGTGGCGTTTAGCCGCTTTTTGAGGGGAAAAGGTTTGCCCGTTGGTCCTGACCGTGAAGCCGATGCGCTCAAAGCATTGGCCGAAATTCAGTTGGGAGAGGAAGAACAATTTTACTTGGCGATGCGGAGTGTTTTTCCTCAAAATCGAAAGCAACTACGCGAATTTGACGAATTATATACGAAATATTGGAAAGAACTTGCCAAGGCAGTTGATTCTAAAATAAAGGACGAGGCCAAAGAAAGCGAGCAGAAAAAAAAGAAACCGAAACAAAACGGAGAAGCGGCTTTTGAGGCGCTCAAAAATTGGTTAAACGGCAACAAACAATCGCAAACCGAAGAGTTGGCGTCGTATAGTTTGGGAGAACCCCTGACGCTCAAAGATTTTGGCTCTTACACCGATGAAGACCTCCACGAAGCCCGCCGTTTGGTGCGCCAAATGGTACAGCGGATGGCCAAAACCATGAGCCGACGTTACGAAATTACTAAAAATGGCGGGCAGTTGGATTTACGGCGAGTGTTACGAAACAATTTTCGGAAAGGTGAAGAAATCATCGACCTTTTTTACCGAAAACCCGCCCGCAACAAAATCCGTTTGGTTTTACTCTGTGATGTCAGTAAATCAATGGATTTGTACAGCCGCTTTTGGGTACAGTTTATGTATGCTTTTCAGACGTTGTACCAGTCCATTGAAACTTTTGTATTTAGTACAAAATTGGTACGAATTACGGAAGATTTAAAGGAAATGGACTATACCCAAGCCCTTGAAAATCTTTCGGAGCGCGTTCCCAATTGGTCGGGCGGGACGGATATTGGAACGATGCTCAGGCAATTTGTGGACGAGTATGCGATGAAAAGATTAAACTCACGGACGATTGTGTTAATTGTCAGCGATGGTATGGATACGGGAGATGGAGATGATCTGGCCAAAAATATGGAGCGAATTCGACGAAAGGCGAGGAGGGTAATTTGGTTAAATCCTTTGGCTAGCTCGCCCGATTTTCGTCCCGAAGTAAAAGCGTTAAAAGCGGTTTTACCGTATTTGGATTTACACGCTCCCGCACACAATTTGGAGAGTTTGAAACGAGTCATAGAGCAATTACGTTAG
- a CDS encoding MoaD/ThiS family protein → MKITVLAFGIAKEIIGQLELTLQLSEEATVADLKSHLVSQFPDFQKLASLRVAVNTDYADDTQPLHPNDEIVLIPPVSGG, encoded by the coding sequence ATGAAAATAACTGTATTAGCGTTTGGGATTGCCAAAGAGATTATTGGCCAACTCGAACTGACCTTACAACTGTCCGAAGAAGCAACGGTGGCGGATTTGAAAAGCCATTTGGTCAGCCAATTTCCCGATTTTCAAAAACTGGCTTCGCTGCGCGTAGCTGTCAATACCGACTATGCCGACGATACCCAGCCGCTCCATCCCAACGACGAAATTGTACTCATTCCCCCCGTGAGTGGAGGGTAA
- a CDS encoding DUF3276 family protein: MEDKDREKIYSKRVKAGKRTYFFDVRSTRSNDYYLTITESRRFPQGDGFAYEKHKMFLYKEDFDKFVDALQETVAHIKTELMPDIDFSQYAVREEEDYTGSDLKWD; encoded by the coding sequence GTGGAAGACAAAGACAGAGAAAAAATCTACTCGAAACGCGTAAAGGCAGGGAAAAGAACTTACTTTTTTGATGTGCGTTCAACTCGTTCAAATGATTACTACTTGACGATTACAGAAAGTCGCCGTTTTCCGCAAGGAGATGGGTTTGCTTACGAAAAACACAAAATGTTTCTCTACAAAGAAGACTTCGATAAGTTTGTAGATGCCCTTCAAGAAACCGTAGCCCACATTAAAACTGAATTGATGCCTGACATAGATTTCTCTCAGTACGCCGTACGTGAAGAAGAAGACTATACAGGTAGCGATTTGAAGTGGGATTAA
- a CDS encoding efflux RND transporter periplasmic adaptor subunit — protein MNTLIHSIRSLHFALRILSLALRPLPFASRILHFTLRLLPFAPCPSPLALCLLPFALRPLPLALCLTAALSSCNKTETAQTEEAAPEKAPTELKLTAEQEKNFGISLGSPETRTVYDAIVLNGVVESSPQQSASVSFPLIGIVRSIGVLSGNSVGKGSTLATIESLELIQLQEDYWKTTGQLQFAEQERQRQTTLSQEEVGAKRKLQQAESEMRVLEATKQGIEAKLQVVGIDPKSLKTNQIVRTIALRSPIGGVVKSVQTTLGKSINGGESLFEIINQTGARLVLKVFEKDVALIKVGQKVTFDNGTATISSLGTTFDSNSRTVDAYATLNATRLLAGQYVNGKVISSPRQAETLPETAIVRTGETAHVFVKTPQGIYRPIDVKTGASQDGFVEVIFNQKPTLPIVITGAQTLQAELTKGEGEEE, from the coding sequence ATGAACACATTAATTCACTCTATACGCTCTTTGCATTTTGCCCTTCGCATTTTATCCCTCGCCCTTCGCCCCTTGCCATTTGCCTCTCGCATTTTGCATTTTACCCTTCGCCTTTTGCCCTTCGCCCCTTGCCCTTCGCCCCTTGCCCTTTGCCTCTTGCCCTTTGCCCTCCGCCCCTTGCCCCTTGCCCTTTGCCTAACAGCAGCTCTGAGCAGTTGCAATAAGACCGAAACCGCCCAAACCGAAGAAGCAGCCCCCGAAAAGGCTCCAACCGAACTTAAACTCACGGCGGAACAAGAAAAGAATTTTGGCATTAGCCTCGGAAGTCCCGAAACCCGAACGGTTTATGACGCTATTGTCCTCAATGGAGTGGTTGAATCGTCGCCTCAACAAAGCGCGAGTGTGAGCTTTCCGCTCATAGGGATTGTCCGCAGCATTGGAGTCTTGTCTGGTAATTCAGTAGGAAAAGGAAGTACACTTGCCACCATCGAAAGCCTCGAACTCATTCAATTACAGGAAGATTATTGGAAAACGACAGGCCAACTTCAATTTGCCGAGCAAGAACGCCAACGTCAAACGACCCTATCGCAGGAAGAAGTAGGAGCCAAACGTAAACTCCAACAGGCAGAATCTGAAATGAGGGTTTTGGAAGCCACCAAACAAGGCATCGAAGCCAAACTTCAAGTGGTAGGAATCGATCCAAAATCGCTTAAAACAAATCAAATCGTTCGTACCATCGCCCTTCGCTCTCCGATTGGTGGCGTAGTTAAGAGCGTTCAAACAACCCTTGGAAAGTCCATTAACGGCGGAGAATCGTTGTTTGAAATCATTAACCAAACAGGTGCGCGTTTGGTACTCAAAGTGTTTGAGAAAGATGTAGCCCTCATAAAAGTAGGCCAAAAAGTAACGTTTGACAATGGCACAGCCACCATCAGCAGTTTAGGTACTACTTTCGACTCCAACAGTCGTACTGTAGATGCCTATGCTACCCTCAACGCAACCCGCTTATTGGCAGGCCAATACGTGAATGGGAAAGTGATATCCTCGCCGCGCCAAGCTGAGACTCTGCCCGAAACTGCGATTGTTCGAACGGGAGAAACTGCCCACGTATTTGTCAAAACTCCGCAAGGAATTTATCGCCCCATCGACGTGAAAACGGGCGCTTCCCAAGACGGTTTTGTTGAAGTAATTTTCAACCAAAAACCAACCTTACCCATCGTTATCACAGGCGCGCAAACCCTGCAAGCCGAACTGACCAAAGGCGAAGGAGAAGAGGAATAG